CTCTACCGCTCCAAAACCTTCCCGACCACCGGCTTTGGCGTCGCCTACAACCTGCACCCGGACCTGGAGCAGGCCATCCGCGAGGCCTTCTTCAGCTTCCCCTGGGAGGGCTCGGTGCTCGACCGGGAGTTCCCCGACGAAGACGGCTTCATCCCCATCTCCTACAAAGAACACTGGGAGGTGATTCGTCAGATCGACCAGGTCTTTAAACCCGGCTACTCCTGCCAGTGACACTCAGACGATCTGGCGGCAACTTCTGCTCCTCACTGCGAGGTTTTTGCGATGCTCACCCTCAAAGGTCTGCACAAACGCTACCCCGACGGCTTTGTGGCGCTGCCCTCGGTCGATCTGGAGGTTCCCACCGGGCAGCTTGTCGCGCTGATCGGCCCCTCGGGCGCGGGCAAATCAACGCTGATCCGGTGCATCAACCGTCTGGTCGAGCCCACTTCGGGCTCGGTGAAGCTCGGCGAGGAGGAGCTGACCACGCTCTCGCGCGGAGAGCTGCGGCGAGCGAGGCGACGCATTGCGATGATCTTTCAGGACTACGCGCTGGTGGACCGACTCACGGTGATGGAGAACGTCCTGAGCGGTCGGCTGGGCTACGTGAGCTTCTGGCAGAGCTGGATGCGGCGCTTCCCGCAGGCCGACGTCGACCGCGCCTTTGAGCTTCTGGAGACCGTGGGTCTCAAAGGGCTTCACGACCGCCGCGCCGACGCCCTCTCCGGCGGCCAGCGCCAGCGCGTCGGCATCGCCCGCGCGCTGATGCAGCAGCCCGAGCTTTTGCTGGTCGACGAGCCCACAGCAAGCCTCGACCCGCGTACCGCGCGCCAGGTCATGCAGCTCCTGGGCGACCTGTGCAAAGCGCATAACCTCACCGCCATTATCAACATCCACGATGTGCCGCTGGCCCGCGCCTACACCGACCGCATCGTCGGGCTGCAGGCCGGAAACGTCGTCTTCGACGGCAAGCCTGAGACACTCACCGACGCGGTGCTCCCGGAGATCTACGGCGGCGAAGACTGGACCAGGGACGCCGCAAGTGATGAGGCGCAGCTTCAGGCCGAAGACGACGGGGTCGCCGCGTGAGCCCTGCCCCTTCCTCAACGACGCCGACCGCCGGCGCACCGCGTCGCTGGCGTCGTCCCCCGCATATCGCCAACGCGCGCACCCGCTGGGCTCTCTACATCGGCGCGACGCTCTACCTTCTCTGGGCGCTCTCCTCGGTCGATATCGATGTGGTGCGCCTTTTTGAGGGCATGAGTCGCGCGCGCACCTTCTTTGCCGCCGCGCTCACCCCGGACTTTTTTACACGTTGGAGCGACATCCGCGCCGGCATCCTGGAGAGCCTCACCATGACGGTGGTGGCCACGGTCGCGGGCATCGCCCTCTCGATTCCGCTGGGACTGGGCGCGGCGCGCAACCTGGCCAGCCGCCCGGTCTACCTGATCTGCCGTGCGATCCTGGCGGGCACGCGCGCCTTCCACGAGATCATCCTGGCGATCATGCTCGTAGCGATGTTCGGCTTTGGACCTTTTGCCGGTGTGGTCACCCTGGTGGTCTCCACCATCGGATTTTTAGGCAAACTCATCGCCGAAGATATCGAGGCGATTCAGTGGAACGCCGTCGAGGCGGTGGAGTCCGCGGGTGCCTCCTGGCTGCAGCGGGTGGTCTACGCGGTGCTCCCCCAGATCATGCCGCGCTTTATCGGGCTCTCGCTCTACCGCCTGGACATCAACTTCCGCGAATCGGCGGTCATCGGCATCGTGGGCGCCGGAGGCATCGGTGCGACGCTGACGACGGCCTTTGATCGCTACGAGTTTGAGGCCGTCTCCGCCATCCTGATCCTCATTATCAC
Above is a window of Lujinxingia sediminis DNA encoding:
- the phnC gene encoding phosphonate ABC transporter ATP-binding protein, which translates into the protein MLTLKGLHKRYPDGFVALPSVDLEVPTGQLVALIGPSGAGKSTLIRCINRLVEPTSGSVKLGEEELTTLSRGELRRARRRIAMIFQDYALVDRLTVMENVLSGRLGYVSFWQSWMRRFPQADVDRAFELLETVGLKGLHDRRADALSGGQRQRVGIARALMQQPELLLVDEPTASLDPRTARQVMQLLGDLCKAHNLTAIINIHDVPLARAYTDRIVGLQAGNVVFDGKPETLTDAVLPEIYGGEDWTRDAASDEAQLQAEDDGVAA
- the phnE gene encoding phosphonate ABC transporter, permease protein PhnE; this translates as MSPAPSSTTPTAGAPRRWRRPPHIANARTRWALYIGATLYLLWALSSVDIDVVRLFEGMSRARTFFAAALTPDFFTRWSDIRAGILESLTMTVVATVAGIALSIPLGLGAARNLASRPVYLICRAILAGTRAFHEIILAIMLVAMFGFGPFAGVVTLVVSTIGFLGKLIAEDIEAIQWNAVEAVESAGASWLQRVVYAVLPQIMPRFIGLSLYRLDINFRESAVIGIVGAGGIGATLTTAFDRYEFEAVSAILILIITTVFIAEYIAGAIRRKVL